AGCCAGGCCCGTGCCTCCACGTCCTCATCGCGTACCAGCAGGAGCAATTGCTCGAACACCTTGGGTGAATAGTCTCTCATAGCTTGCTGAATAAATATAATACAAAAAAACGCAGCAGCATCATGCCATCCACCACACCTTTGTAAAACCAGCGTTGCGGAAGCGGGTGCTTCAAGGGTATCCAAACCACGGACAAGGCGACAACGACGCTCAGCAGCCAGGATTGCCTTGGTTCAAGATAACCCGGAACATGCTGCAACGCGATCAAAAGAAGAGCGATACCATACGCCACCCAACGGGTAAACCATTCGCCGTGTAGTACGGCAAATGTCAAGACTCCCTTCTCCTGCTCCTTTTTGATGTCGCGCAATTCGAACGGAATACAGAGCAGGTAGATAAAGCCAGCGACGTTGACCGTCAGCAATATCGGACGCGTATCGGAGAGGGGTATCCCGGATTCCAGCAGCGGGAGGGTGACCGTCATCACAGCCCAAACGAAAGAAAGCACGGATAATTTGAGGTAGACCAATTCCCGCAACCGTCTTTTTCCTCCGGCGAGCGGGATAGCCGGAACGGAATAAGCCAGCGAAACCGTTGCCATGACCATACTGACGAGGCTGATCAGCCAGCCAGACTTATAAAAAAGAACCGGCAGCCAGAGTATCGCGATGAGGAATAACCACCGGTCGAGGGGTCGGACCGGGGCCCGGATGCAGGACCTGAAGAACATACCCGGAGAATGCAGGGAAAGGTGGCCCGCGTACTTATGCAGGTTGTAGTAGGAAACCGTCAGTAAGAAAACCAGTACGGTGACCGGTGTCAGTGACAACGGCAATTGGAACAAGAGGCGGGTCGACTGCACCATGGAGGCGGCGCAAAGCCCGAGGAAGAGGTGGCTGTAAAGGAAACGTTCGCCGATCCTTTTCAGCAGTTCCATCAATTATTGGCCAGGTTCAGCACCACAAAGCCGGTTACAAAGCCGGCCATGCCACCGATCAATGCATTCCGGATCTTCCGGTCCCTCGCTTTACGTTCGTAGCCCTCCCGGTATTCGGAAACATTCAGCAGGTTGATGTCGGTCTGATACTTCTCAATGCGTGGTGAAAAGGAACCGATAATGGTGGCATACAAGGGTGGAATTACCAAACCATAGATCGTAAAGTAAGAGGCGCCGCCGCCAATGAGAAAAGCCGCGACTTTATTGGTCGTGTTCTTATAATATCGGTCGGCATCCTGCTCGCCCCGGATGAACATGCGCATTTGCTCCACCGAGAAATCCACCGGATCCAGGCTATCGCGTTCATAGATCACACGTTCCGTCCCGTCGGCATAGGAGATGGAAAACACCCGGTACGGGTCAATGGTACGTAAGCGGTTCTTACCCAGCGTCCGGTACGCGATTGTAAAATCCTTCAGGTCGACGGATTTGACGATCATTGTTTTACCGTTGATCAGGAGCAGTGTATCCTGCGCGAGGGCCGGTACGGAGGTGAGGAGAAAAATGAGCAACAGCCCGGAAAGGAATCTCATAGGAAGGAAGGCAAGCTTTCAAAGTTAAGAAAAAACCAGTGGTTCCGGGTTACCAGGGTCATACCCTACCGGTCCCCCGGATTCCTTACCTTTGCACCGCAAAATCACTGACCTGTCCATCATGTCCAATCGTCCGTTTTCCGCCCGCCATCTGGGTCCGCGACCGCAGGATGTCAACACCATGCTCAAGAGTATCGGCGTCGGCTCCCTGGACCAACTGATCGCCGAAACCGTTCCCGCCAGCATCCGTTTGCCAAAGGCTCTGCGCCTGCCGGCTGCCCTTAAGGAGCACGAGTTCCTCCGCGAATTGCAATCGATCGCTGCGAAGAACCAGGTGTTCAAGTCGTATATCGGGATGGGCTATTACGACACCATCGTACCGGGTGTCATTCAACGCAACATCCTGGAAAACCCGGGTTGGTATACCGCCTATACGCCTTATCAGGCGGAGATCGCGCAGGGGCGTCTGGAAGCCCTGTTGAATTTCCAGACCATGATCATCGACCTCACCGGCATGGAGATCGCGAACGCGTCCCTGCTGGATGAGGCGACTGCCGCGGCGGAAGCTATGCACATGTTCTATGCTTCGCGCCCGAAAGAAGTAGCCGCCCGTAACGCGAACAAACTATTTGTTTCCCAAACCTGTCTGCCGCAAACCCTCGACGTTCTGAAGACCCGTTCCGAGCCACTCGGCATCGAACTCGTCATCGGCGACGCTTCCGCATTCAAGGCTGATCCGGCCGTGTTCGGCGTGATCCTGCAATATCCCGACCTGAACGGTGAAGTCAACGACTACCGGTCCCTTATCCACTCGGCGCATGCGGCCGGCATTCAGGTTGCTCTTGGTGCCGACTTAATGGCCTTGGCGCTTGTAACACCTCCGGGCGAATGGGGGGCCGATGTGGTCTATGGGAATACCCAACGCTTCGGGGTTCCGATGGGCTTCGGCGGTCCGCACGCCGCTTATTTCGCTTCCCGCGAAAGCTACAAACGCGAAATGCCCGGCCGTATCATTGGTGTTTCGATCGACAGTCATGGTCACCGTGCGTTGCGCATGGCGCTTCAGACGCGCGAACAGCACATCCGTCGGGACAAGGCCACTTCGAACATCTGCACCGCGCAGGTGTTGTTGGCCGTTATGGCGGGGATGTACGCGGTGTACCACGGTCCCGACGGTATCCGTGCCATCGCACAGGACATCCACGATAAGACCCGTCGTTTCGTTCACGAAGCTTCCAAGCTCGGGTACACGATCGAAACCCGTACCTATTTCGATACGGTCGTCATTCATACCGGAAAGCATACGGATGCCTTGCACCGGAAAGCCGAAGAAGGACGTATCAATCTTCGCCGCATCGACGGTGAGCGCGTGGGTGTGAGCATCGACGAGACCACTTCAGGGGAAGATTTGCACCAACTGCTGAACGTATTCGCGGCCGTTGCCGGCAAGGCATATGCCGGACCGAACGGCACCGTTCCGGCGGATGTTATCACCGGCGATCTTTCCCGCCGTTCCGACTATCTCACGCACCCGGTCTTCAACAAACACCATTCGGAGCATGAAATGCTTCGCTATATCACCGCCCTGGAGAACAAGGATCTTTCGCTCAACCACTCGATGATCGCGCTCGGATCCTGCACCATGAAGCTGAATGCTACGGCTGAAATGGCGCCGGTAAGCTGGGCGGCTTTCAACAGCATCCACCCGTTCGCACCGGCTTCGCAAACCGCCGGTTACCAGCAGATCACCCGCGAGCTCGAACAATGGCTGTGCGAGATCACCGGCTTCGATGCGGTTTCGCTGCAACCCAACTCGGGCGCACAGGGCGAATACGCGGGCCTGATGGTGATCCGCGCCTATCATTATTCGCGTGGCGACCAACACCGCGATATTGTGCTCATCCCTTCCTCCGCGCATGGCACCAACCCCGCCAGTGCAGTAATGGCCGGGATGAAGGTCGTAGTCGTAAAATGCGACGATCATGGAAACATCGACGTCGCCGACTTGCGCGCGAAGGCTGAACAGCACAAAGCGAACCTATCCGCCTTGATGGTGACCTATCCGTCGACGCACGGAGTATTCGAAGAAGCGATCCGCGAGATCACGCAGATCGTTCATGAGTGCGGCGGACAGGTTTACATGGATGGCGCGAACATGAACGCGCAAGTTGGTCTGACGAATCCCGCCACCATCGGCGCGGACGTCTGTCACCTCAACCTGCACAAAACCTTCGCCATTCCACATGGCGGTGGCGGCCCCGGCATGGGCCCGATCGGCGTGGCCAAACACCTCGCTCCGTTCCTGCCCGGACATCCTGTTGTCAAGATGGGCGGCAATACACCGGCCGTATCCGCGGCACCCTGGGGCAGCGCGAGCATACTCCTGATCTCGTATGCCTATATCCGCATGCTGGGTCCGGACGGAGTCACCGACGCCACCCGCTACGCGATCCTGAACGCGAACTACATGAAGTCGCGCCTGGAGCGGGACTTCCAGGTTCTTTACGTCGGATCGCACGGCCGGGTCGCGCACGAGATGATCATCGACTGCCGTTCCTTCAAACAGGCGGGAATTGAAGTGGAAGACATCGCCAAGCGCCTGATGGATTACGGCTTCCATGCACCGACGATGTCGTTCCCGGTACCGGGCACGATCATGATCGAACCCACGGAGAGCGAACCGAAGGATGAATTGGATCGCTTCTGTGACGCTTTGTTGAGCATCCGGAAGGAAATCCAGGCTGTAGAAAACGGTTCGGCGGACCGGAAGGACAACGTCCTGAAAAATGCTCCGCATACCATGCACGAAGTGACTCGTGACAACTGGTCGCACACCTACAGCCGGCAGGAAGCCGCCTTCCCGCTACCTTATGTGGCAGCGCATAAATTCTGGCCATCGGTCGGACGGGTCGACAACGCCTATGGTGATCGCAACCTGGTTTGTGCTTGTCCGCCCATGGAAGCGTATGAAGACGTGGTAGCGTAAACGCAACCCATACAGCTCGAAAGCCCGGTATTTCCGGGCTTTTTTCATTTGAAACGGGTATTTTCCGGGGAGGCCGGAATTCGAACCCGGCAATGTTGCAATAGGCTGACCTTGTGGATAATAATTAGCGAGAAAGCACATTTGCGGAACCCCGCCGGATGAGTACATTTGTCGTCCTTATACTTAGTGTCTAACCTTAACCAACATCATGAAAAAGTTCTACTTTCTCCTGACCGTTGCCGTAGCGCTCGGCCTCGCCGCATCCGCGCAACTGTCACGTAAGGCTTCGACTGGCAAAAACCACGCGCGTTCCTCGAACGTTGCTGTTGCCCGTCAGGCTAATCCGCTGAAGAAGCACTCCGCTTCCATCCAGCGCACCGCTACCACCTTATGGTCGGATGATTTCAGCGTCCCGGCAAACTGGACCCTATCCGCTTCGGTTGGTACGGATAACTGGGTCATCGGCGTCAACGGCCCGAGTGGTTCGTTCGCGATCGATCCGATCAACTCTACCTCCGCAGCCAACGGTTTCGCCATGTTCGATTCCGACCTGCTGTGCAGCGGCGATCAGGTTGCTGAGCTCACGCTTGCCAACAACATCGACCTGAGCGGCACTACTTCCGCTCGTCTGGTATTCGAGCAGTACTACCGTCGTTTCTTCGACTCCACCTACGTGTTCGTATCCAATGACGGCGGCACCACCTGGACCCAATACTCGGTCAACGCCAACACGGTGAACAACAACTTCAACTCGAACAACGCTCCGTTCGGTTCCGAGTCGAACCCGGACGTGGTTTCCATCGACATCACCAGCGTTGCTGCCGGTTCTTCCCAGGTACGCGTTCGCTTCCAGTTCTACTCTCCGGCTACGCTGGATCCCAGTGCCGGCTGCGCTTACGCGTGGATGGTTGACGATGTCGCGATCGAAGACATCCCTGCCAACGACATCGGTATTGCCGAGACCGCTAACCCGAGCCAGTACAGCTCGACCCCGATCCTGCAGGTTACCCCGTTGACCCTGGCTGCCCGTGTAGTCAACAACGGCGGCGCTGTTGCCACCAACGTTGGTGTGACCATCGACATTTTCGATGCCAACCTGAACAACGTCTTCACCGGAGCCACCAGCACGGCATCCAGCCTTGCATCCGGCGACACCACGGCGCTGCTGAGCACCGCAACCAGCTTCACCCCGGCCGATACCGGCATCTATTACATCCAGTATGTATGTTCGATGACCGATCCGGACGCCAACACCTCGAACGATACGACCTACTCATTCGTTTACGTTGACGATTCCACCTACGCGCGCGATGAGACCTTCTTCGACGCTGCTACCTACCTCGGCGGCTTCGGTTTCAACGGCAACACCGGTTACCTCGGACACATGTTCGATATCATCCAGGCTTCTTCACTCACCTCGGTTTCCTTCTTCCTGGATGCCGCCACGCTGGGTGATGTAATGTCTGTCGACGTGTTCACGGTTAGCGCTGGCGAACCGAGCCTGGTCATTGGCGGAACCGGCAACTACACCATCTCGGCGGATGACACCGGTGGCGCTTTCATCACGCTTCCGTTCCTTTCCGCTATCAACGTGATCCCTGGCCAGTATTTCGTAGCTGTCAACCAGCAAAGCACGAACAACATCACCCTCGGCGCTTCGAGCGGTTACTTCACCCCGAACACCGGTTTCTTCCAGGTTGCCGGCGGCGCATGGACCGCTCTCGAGACCGTGTTTGAACTCTCGTTCATCCTCCGTCCGAACAACCCGTCTTCGACCCTGGTTGGCGTGAACAACGTCGAACTGAACAAGAACATCACCGTGTTCCCGAACCCGTCGAAAGGTTACGTCTTCATCATGACCAACAACGGTGCTGAGAAAGACGCGCTGGTAACCGTGAGCAACACCATGGGCCAGATCGTTTACACCAACACCTTCTCCGCTCTGGACAACGCGAAGATCGATCTCCGCAACCAGGCTGACGGCATCTACACCGTACGCGTACAAACCGCGAACGGCGTGATGACCAAGAACATCATGGTTTCGAACAAGTAATCGATTCCTCGAATAGCTGAAAAGGGCTGCCCGGGAGGGTGGCCCTTTTTTTTATAGGGACGAGGGGCGAGGGACGAGGGACGAAGGACGAAGGACGAGGGACGAGGGGCTAGACCGAGACCGAGACCGAGACCGAGACCGAGACCGAGACCGAGGGACGTGGGACGAGAAGCAAGAAGCGATACTTCCACATACTATTAATCAAATAAAAAAACCGAAACCCGAAACGCGTCTGCCTGCCGAAGCTTGAGCGGAGGCAGGAAACTGGAAACTCGAAACTGGAAACCCTCAAACTTTCTTGATTCCTTTGGCCAGCTTGGAGGCGAAGATGAAGTCGTTGAGTTCGGGGTTGTCGGTGCGGAGGATGTCTTCGACGGTTCCCTCCCACCACTTTTGCCCTTTGTGCAAGTACAGGATCTTGTCCCCGATCTCCAACACGGAGTTCATGTCGTGTGTGTTGACGATCGTGGTGATGTTGAACTCCTCGGTGATTTCCTTGATCAGGTTGTCGATGACGATCGACGTACGCGGATCGAGGCCCGAATTGGGTTCATCGCAGAAAAGGTATTTCGGATTCGGAGCGATCGCGCGCGCGATGGCTACACGCTTTTTCATTCCGCCGCTCAGCTCCGACGGCGTGAGTTTGCTGGCCTGCGGAAGATTGACCCGGTTGAGGCAGAACTGCACTCGTTCGCGTTTCTCTTCAAGCGTTTGATCGGTGAACATGTTCAGGGGGAACATGACATTCTGTTCCACCGTCAGCGAATCGAACAAGGCTCCTCCCTGGAAGACCATGCCGATATCCTGGCGAAAGGGCTTCCGCTCCTTTTTGCCGAGTCCGGAAAAAATGTGACCGTCGTAGACGATCTCGCCACTGTCGACTTCTTCGAGGCCGACCATGCATTTCATCATGACCGTCTTCCCGGAACCGGAGCCACCAATGACCAGGTTGATGTGCCCTTTCTCGAAAACGGTACTCACGTTGCTGAGGATCGACCTTCCGGAAAAACTCTTCGATATGTTCCGGATCTCGATCATGTCAGGATGAGCTGAGTGAGGATGTAGTCGAAAATGAGAATGAGGATACTGCTGTAGACCACACCCTGGGTGCTGGATTGTCCGACTTCGAGCGCGCCACCGGCGGTATGGTAACCATGGTAGGCGGCAACGGTGGTGATGATATAGGCAAACGTCACCGTCTTGATGATCGCGAACACCACGTTGAAAGGCACGAACTGATCCTGCAAACCGGTGATGTAATCGGCGGATGAGATCACACCCGCCGCAGTGCCGGCCACCCAGCCACCGGCGACACCCAGAAACATGGATATCGAGACAACGAAGGGGAAGATCATGATCGCGGCCACGATCT
This DNA window, taken from Bacteroidota bacterium, encodes the following:
- a CDS encoding ATP-binding cassette domain-containing protein — protein: MIEIRNISKSFSGRSILSNVSTVFEKGHINLVIGGSGSGKTVMMKCMVGLEEVDSGEIVYDGHIFSGLGKKERKPFRQDIGMVFQGGALFDSLTVEQNVMFPLNMFTDQTLEEKRERVQFCLNRVNLPQASKLTPSELSGGMKKRVAIARAIAPNPKYLFCDEPNSGLDPRTSIVIDNLIKEITEEFNITTIVNTHDMNSVLEIGDKILYLHKGQKWWEGTVEDILRTDNPELNDFIFASKLAKGIKKV
- a CDS encoding T9SS type A sorting domain-containing protein; translation: MKKFYFLLTVAVALGLAASAQLSRKASTGKNHARSSNVAVARQANPLKKHSASIQRTATTLWSDDFSVPANWTLSASVGTDNWVIGVNGPSGSFAIDPINSTSAANGFAMFDSDLLCSGDQVAELTLANNIDLSGTTSARLVFEQYYRRFFDSTYVFVSNDGGTTWTQYSVNANTVNNNFNSNNAPFGSESNPDVVSIDITSVAAGSSQVRVRFQFYSPATLDPSAGCAYAWMVDDVAIEDIPANDIGIAETANPSQYSSTPILQVTPLTLAARVVNNGGAVATNVGVTIDIFDANLNNVFTGATSTASSLASGDTTALLSTATSFTPADTGIYYIQYVCSMTDPDANTSNDTTYSFVYVDDSTYARDETFFDAATYLGGFGFNGNTGYLGHMFDIIQASSLTSVSFFLDAATLGDVMSVDVFTVSAGEPSLVIGGTGNYTISADDTGGAFITLPFLSAINVIPGQYFVAVNQQSTNNITLGASSGYFTPNTGFFQVAGGAWTALETVFELSFILRPNNPSSTLVGVNNVELNKNITVFPNPSKGYVFIMTNNGAEKDALVTVSNTMGQIVYTNTFSALDNAKIDLRNQADGIYTVRVQTANGVMTKNIMVSNK
- the gcvP gene encoding aminomethyl-transferring glycine dehydrogenase, whose translation is MSNRPFSARHLGPRPQDVNTMLKSIGVGSLDQLIAETVPASIRLPKALRLPAALKEHEFLRELQSIAAKNQVFKSYIGMGYYDTIVPGVIQRNILENPGWYTAYTPYQAEIAQGRLEALLNFQTMIIDLTGMEIANASLLDEATAAAEAMHMFYASRPKEVAARNANKLFVSQTCLPQTLDVLKTRSEPLGIELVIGDASAFKADPAVFGVILQYPDLNGEVNDYRSLIHSAHAAGIQVALGADLMALALVTPPGEWGADVVYGNTQRFGVPMGFGGPHAAYFASRESYKREMPGRIIGVSIDSHGHRALRMALQTREQHIRRDKATSNICTAQVLLAVMAGMYAVYHGPDGIRAIAQDIHDKTRRFVHEASKLGYTIETRTYFDTVVIHTGKHTDALHRKAEEGRINLRRIDGERVGVSIDETTSGEDLHQLLNVFAAVAGKAYAGPNGTVPADVITGDLSRRSDYLTHPVFNKHHSEHEMLRYITALENKDLSLNHSMIALGSCTMKLNATAEMAPVSWAAFNSIHPFAPASQTAGYQQITRELEQWLCEITGFDAVSLQPNSGAQGEYAGLMVIRAYHYSRGDQHRDIVLIPSSAHGTNPASAVMAGMKVVVVKCDDHGNIDVADLRAKAEQHKANLSALMVTYPSTHGVFEEAIREITQIVHECGGQVYMDGANMNAQVGLTNPATIGADVCHLNLHKTFAIPHGGGGPGMGPIGVAKHLAPFLPGHPVVKMGGNTPAVSAAPWGSASILLISYAYIRMLGPDGVTDATRYAILNANYMKSRLERDFQVLYVGSHGRVAHEMIIDCRSFKQAGIEVEDIAKRLMDYGFHAPTMSFPVPGTIMIEPTESEPKDELDRFCDALLSIRKEIQAVENGSADRKDNVLKNAPHTMHEVTRDNWSHTYSRQEAAFPLPYVAAHKFWPSVGRVDNAYGDRNLVCACPPMEAYEDVVA